One Acinetobacter colistiniresistens DNA segment encodes these proteins:
- a CDS encoding LysR family transcriptional regulator, whose amino-acid sequence MNQIHNTSPLEVAHFHRIDINLYPLFIAIFEQKSISKAAQLLCISQSAVSHALQRLRTQLGDELFVRSGQKMLPTPYAEQIYRPIQSALLSIQQIAVPQHDFVPSMLHSLKIAIHDEIEPIIFPQLVHHFAQLSLDIQFLSSKLDRKNMLADLSAQQIDFVIDLVQPQQAHLQFENLIDDHFVVCTQQPEMNLTQYLSSPHIGVSSRRTGLLLEDIYLNRQQLSRQIFLRCQHYSTALQVLAQYPNAVLTIPQSILKHLHYAKHLKIHTLPIELPKINMGMYWHDHVTHNPRHQFLRTEILKIFN is encoded by the coding sequence ATGAATCAGATTCATAATACCAGCCCACTGGAAGTGGCTCATTTTCATCGTATTGATATCAATTTATATCCGCTGTTTATTGCGATTTTTGAACAAAAAAGTATTTCCAAAGCGGCGCAATTGTTGTGTATCAGCCAATCTGCGGTCAGTCATGCCTTGCAGCGTTTACGCACACAACTTGGAGATGAGTTATTTGTACGCAGCGGGCAAAAAATGCTGCCAACGCCTTATGCCGAGCAAATTTATCGGCCGATCCAGAGCGCATTGCTGAGTATTCAACAGATTGCCGTGCCGCAACATGATTTTGTGCCCAGTATGCTGCACAGCCTAAAAATTGCCATTCATGATGAAATCGAACCGATTATTTTTCCACAACTGGTACATCATTTTGCCCAACTGAGTCTGGACATTCAGTTCTTGAGTTCCAAGCTGGATCGTAAAAATATGTTGGCCGATCTCTCGGCCCAACAAATCGATTTTGTGATTGATCTGGTACAACCCCAGCAGGCACATCTGCAGTTTGAAAATCTGATTGATGACCATTTTGTGGTCTGTACCCAGCAGCCTGAGATGAATTTGACTCAGTATCTATCCTCACCGCATATTGGTGTGTCATCACGACGCACGGGCTTATTGCTGGAAGATATTTATCTGAATCGGCAACAACTGTCTCGGCAAATTTTCCTGCGTTGTCAGCATTATTCAACCGCACTACAAGTTTTGGCTCAATACCCCAATGCGGTGTTAACGATTCCACAAAGTATTCTGAAACATCTGCATTATGCGAAGCATTTAAAGATTCACACCCTGCCGATTGAATTGCCTAAAATCAACATGGGCATGTATTGGCATGACCACGTCACACATAACCCACGACACCAATTTTTACGCACCGAAATTTTAAAAATTTTTAATTAG
- a CDS encoding low temperature requirement protein A codes for MSTKKNQNKIRKLFAPRDPDEAHRAATPLELLFDLIFVVAIATAGQQLHHAIIEGHLWHALPTYCMVFFALWWAWMNFTWFASAYDNDDTLYRCLTFVQIVGSLVMAAGIPAVFQQHNFDVIIIGYVIMRLALVTQWIRVAKHDPERRVTAYRYATGIVLVQLGWLIGNFSAIQMTPVLFLILVFAELAVPLYAEKYAVTPWHPHHIVERYALLTIIVLGESIIGSFAATQEAFANHDVNFKEIFLVIGGLLMMFAMWWVYFDRSHHHHQRHGVQPFLWGYGHFFIFISIAVLGAALAAAVDVSTRHAHISSPMMGWLIATCLAIYSTYIWLFYEAFYLSGWRRWLYPLTILILYSIPCFFADIGYMIFAMAVVYILRLMLAKAYLSHELDLQQLASSK; via the coding sequence ATGAGTACTAAAAAAAATCAAAACAAAATACGAAAATTATTTGCTCCCCGTGACCCTGATGAAGCCCATCGAGCAGCCACGCCATTAGAACTTTTATTTGACCTGATTTTTGTGGTTGCGATTGCAACCGCAGGACAACAGCTTCATCACGCGATTATTGAAGGTCATTTATGGCATGCTTTACCGACCTATTGTATGGTGTTCTTCGCCTTGTGGTGGGCATGGATGAATTTCACTTGGTTTGCCTCTGCCTATGACAATGATGACACGCTGTACCGTTGTCTGACCTTTGTGCAGATTGTCGGATCATTAGTGATGGCGGCAGGCATTCCCGCGGTTTTTCAACAACACAATTTTGATGTCATTATCATTGGCTATGTGATTATGCGTTTGGCCTTGGTGACACAATGGATACGTGTGGCAAAACATGATCCTGAACGAAGGGTAACCGCCTATCGCTATGCGACTGGTATTGTCTTGGTGCAGTTGGGATGGTTAATTGGCAATTTTAGTGCCATACAAATGACCCCCGTACTTTTCCTGATTTTGGTTTTTGCTGAATTGGCTGTACCGTTGTATGCAGAAAAATATGCGGTGACGCCTTGGCACCCTCATCATATTGTTGAGCGTTATGCATTACTCACGATCATTGTGTTGGGGGAGTCAATCATCGGGAGTTTTGCAGCCACTCAGGAAGCCTTTGCCAATCATGATGTGAATTTTAAAGAAATTTTTTTAGTCATTGGCGGCTTATTGATGATGTTCGCCATGTGGTGGGTCTACTTTGATCGCAGTCATCATCACCATCAACGTCATGGGGTGCAGCCTTTTTTATGGGGTTACGGTCATTTTTTTATCTTTATCAGTATTGCGGTTCTGGGGGCAGCTTTAGCAGCCGCGGTCGATGTTTCAACGCGACATGCCCATATTTCCAGTCCAATGATGGGATGGTTAATTGCGACCTGTTTGGCCATTTATAGCACCTATATTTGGTTGTTCTATGAAGCTTTTTATTTGTCAGGCTGGAGACGTTGGCTTTATCCGCTGACCATTTTGATTCTTTATTCGATTCCTTGTTTCTTTGCGGATATTGGCTATATGATTTTTGCGATGGCGGTGGTTTATATTCTTCGTCTGATGCTTGCTAAGGCCTACTTAAGTCATGAGCTTGATTTGCAACAGCTGGCATCAAGCAAATAA
- a CDS encoding TerC family protein, producing the protein METIGNLWLYVAFFAIVTIMLLVDFLGFKQKQNQDVPIRQAAYWSIAWVTVAMIFGGGLWLYLQQTVGATIANQKTMEYFAGYLLEKSLAIDNVFVWLMIFAAFAIPPAFQRKILLYGVLGAIILRTIFIFIGAWFVQEFSWVLYIFGAFLVYTGFKFLKGQDEEETNIEDIKLLKWLRKHMRITPQLEGNKFFVRQNGMLWATPLFLVLILVEASDVIFAVDSIPAIFAVTSDPFIVLTANLMAILGLRAMFFLLAGAASKMHYLPYGLGIILLFIGAKMLLLDVFHMPIWISLGFIVLVLSITAYLSLRHNQRQAQ; encoded by the coding sequence ATGGAAACTATCGGTAATTTATGGCTGTACGTTGCGTTCTTCGCAATCGTGACCATCATGCTACTGGTCGACTTTTTAGGCTTTAAACAAAAACAGAACCAAGATGTCCCCATCAGGCAAGCGGCTTACTGGAGTATTGCTTGGGTCACCGTTGCCATGATTTTTGGTGGTGGTTTGTGGCTGTACTTACAACAAACCGTAGGTGCAACCATCGCCAACCAAAAAACCATGGAATACTTTGCAGGTTATTTACTGGAAAAGTCGCTGGCAATTGACAACGTCTTTGTCTGGCTGATGATTTTCGCAGCGTTTGCGATTCCTCCTGCATTCCAGCGTAAAATCCTGCTGTACGGCGTACTCGGCGCCATCATTTTAAGAACCATCTTTATCTTTATTGGTGCTTGGTTTGTACAAGAGTTCTCTTGGGTGCTGTATATTTTCGGCGCATTTCTGGTCTACACCGGCTTTAAGTTCCTGAAAGGGCAGGACGAAGAAGAAACCAATATTGAAGATATCAAGCTACTGAAATGGTTACGCAAACACATGCGGATTACCCCGCAGTTAGAAGGCAATAAGTTCTTTGTTCGCCAGAATGGGATGTTATGGGCAACGCCTTTATTCTTGGTATTAATCTTGGTAGAAGCATCTGATGTGATTTTTGCGGTGGATTCTATTCCTGCAATTTTCGCCGTGACCAGTGACCCGTTCATTGTGTTAACCGCAAACTTAATGGCGATTTTAGGCTTACGTGCAATGTTCTTCCTGTTGGCTGGTGCTGCAAGCAAAATGCATTATCTACCGTATGGCTTGGGCATCATCTTATTGTTTATTGGTGCAAAAATGTTATTGCTCGATGTATTCCACATGCCAATCTGGATTTCACTCGGCTTTATCGTCCTGGTCTTGAGCATCACCGCTTATCTCTCGTTACGTCATAACCAACGCCAAGCGCAATAA
- the guaD gene encoding guanine deaminase: protein MTLATPITVIRGRFLDIQKTVSQAAEIADQVRYIEDGILITEQGKIRWFGTWNDAQAHLPANVEIQHYPEQLIIPGMIDTHIHFPQTEMVGAYGEQLLSWLNTYTFPTEIQFKDKAYAQEIAQFFVTELLKNGTTTALVFCTVHPESVDALFEAAQQHQMRLIAGKVMMDRHAPEALCDTAASGYEDSKALIEKWHGQGRALYAITPRFAPTSTPEQLEKAGQLKAQFPDVYVHTHLSENKDEIAWVKDLFPEQKGYLDVYHHYGLTGQRSVFAHCVHLEDAEWKCMHETDSAIAFCPTSNLFLGSGLFPLNKTWEQQVKVGLGTDVGAGTSFSLLQTVNEAYKVQQLQGDKLSAFESLYHATLGGAKALDLDDKLGNFNIGKEADFVVLNLQATALQQLRQSRSKSVDDSLFALFTMGDDRNIEATYIYGQKAYSQS, encoded by the coding sequence ATGACTTTGGCTACTCCAATCACGGTGATTCGTGGTCGCTTCTTAGATATTCAAAAAACCGTTTCCCAAGCGGCTGAAATTGCCGATCAAGTCCGTTATATCGAAGATGGTATCCTGATTACCGAGCAGGGCAAAATCCGCTGGTTTGGCACGTGGAATGACGCTCAAGCCCACCTTCCTGCAAACGTTGAGATTCAACATTATCCAGAACAATTGATCATTCCGGGCATGATCGATACCCATATCCATTTTCCACAAACTGAAATGGTCGGTGCCTACGGCGAACAATTACTCAGTTGGTTAAATACTTATACCTTCCCAACCGAAATCCAGTTTAAAGACAAAGCTTACGCACAGGAAATTGCACAATTCTTTGTCACTGAACTGCTTAAAAATGGTACCACGACAGCCTTGGTGTTCTGTACGGTACATCCTGAATCGGTGGATGCCTTATTTGAAGCTGCACAACAGCATCAGATGCGTTTAATCGCGGGTAAGGTGATGATGGATCGTCATGCACCAGAAGCCTTGTGCGACACTGCAGCCAGCGGCTATGAGGATTCTAAGGCATTAATCGAAAAGTGGCATGGTCAGGGTCGCGCACTGTATGCGATTACCCCACGCTTCGCACCCACTTCGACGCCTGAACAACTCGAAAAAGCAGGCCAGCTCAAAGCCCAATTCCCAGATGTCTATGTGCATACCCATTTAAGCGAAAACAAAGATGAAATCGCATGGGTGAAAGATTTGTTTCCTGAGCAAAAAGGCTATCTTGATGTCTATCATCATTATGGTCTAACTGGTCAACGCTCGGTATTCGCGCACTGTGTGCATTTAGAAGATGCCGAGTGGAAATGTATGCATGAAACAGACTCTGCAATTGCCTTCTGTCCAACCTCAAACCTGTTCTTGGGCAGCGGTTTATTTCCATTGAACAAGACTTGGGAACAACAGGTAAAAGTGGGGCTTGGTACCGACGTTGGGGCAGGGACCTCGTTTAGCCTATTGCAAACCGTCAACGAAGCCTACAAGGTACAGCAGCTGCAAGGCGATAAACTGTCTGCCTTTGAATCGCTGTATCATGCAACTTTAGGTGGTGCAAAAGCCCTCGATTTAGACGACAAACTCGGTAACTTTAATATCGGTAAAGAAGCCGATTTTGTGGTGCTCAATCTCCAAGCAACCGCGTTACAACAATTACGTCAATCACGTTCAAAATCGGTTGATGACAGCTTATTTGCCTTATTCACCATGGGCGATGACCGAAATATTGAGGCAACCTATATTTATGGACAAAAAGCCTATAGCCAAAGCTAA